The following are encoded in a window of Roseimaritima ulvae genomic DNA:
- a CDS encoding REP-associated tyrosine transposase — protein sequence MSDYQRYFVPGGMVFLTIVTYGRRPILTTENGRKFLRSAITTVRKKRPFSLFATCLLPDHWHLIMHLPKGDKDYSMRVKRIKEEFTCQWRLAGLPEDQVTAAQSAKGERGIWQPRAWEHMVRDEEDLERCVDYIHWNPRKHDLVRRVQDWPWSSFHRFVRMGQYEQEWGGTAPKSIRNTDQWGE from the coding sequence GTGTCTGATTACCAACGCTATTTTGTACCGGGCGGGATGGTTTTCTTGACAATCGTTACGTATGGCCGGCGACCGATTTTAACGACCGAGAATGGCCGGAAATTCCTCCGCTCGGCGATTACAACCGTCCGCAAAAAACGCCCGTTTAGCTTGTTTGCCACCTGCTTGTTACCGGACCATTGGCACTTGATTATGCACCTTCCCAAGGGAGACAAAGACTATTCGATGCGGGTAAAACGCATCAAGGAAGAATTCACTTGCCAATGGCGGCTAGCGGGTCTGCCTGAAGACCAAGTAACCGCGGCACAATCTGCCAAAGGAGAACGGGGAATATGGCAACCGCGTGCTTGGGAACATATGGTTCGCGACGAAGAGGATTTGGAACGCTGCGTTGATTACATTCATTGGAATCCACGTAAGCATGATTTGGTCCGCCGCGTTCAAGACTGGCCGTGGTCCTCATTTCACCGCTTTGTTCGGATGGGACAATACGAACAAGAATGGGGAGGCACTGCGCCGAAGTCCATCCGCAACACAGACCAATGGGGTGAGTAG
- a CDS encoding M24 family metallopeptidase: protein MPKNLLLAGIPADNPTLFRAVGMAAGDPAAWVSLDGQSKLIIRDIEVDRARAAGKNEHVFCPADFTPAGGLDADRATATAQAVTELLRREGVQQISADRSLPFIFAWHVMQAGIELQYDADLGVLERRVKSEQEIEYLQKAQRITEQGMQFLCQRIARCDADAEGILQFEGQPLTSERARAMAAAFFLEHGFTMGHGAIVATAPEVADCHHSGTGPLRSGVPVIVDLFPQDSATRYWGDCTRTVVHGTPSDKVVAMHQAVVEAKAAGIAQLHPGNTAEQVHQAVIAVQQQHGFRLSRGTVSDDPTIQHGTGHGIGLEVHEPILLDDGGGPILEGEVFTVEPGLYGRVEGAVRLEDMVLVTKDGPRNLNQLPEGLDWS from the coding sequence ATGCCTAAAAATCTATTGCTAGCGGGAATCCCTGCCGACAATCCCACCCTGTTTCGCGCCGTAGGAATGGCCGCCGGTGATCCCGCCGCTTGGGTTTCTCTCGACGGCCAATCCAAGCTGATCATTCGTGACATCGAAGTCGACCGGGCTCGCGCGGCCGGCAAGAACGAACACGTGTTTTGTCCCGCTGATTTTACTCCCGCCGGAGGCCTGGATGCCGATCGCGCCACGGCCACCGCACAGGCCGTCACCGAACTGCTCCGCCGCGAAGGCGTCCAACAGATCTCCGCCGATCGCTCGCTGCCTTTCATCTTCGCCTGGCATGTGATGCAAGCCGGGATCGAGTTGCAGTACGACGCCGACTTGGGGGTCCTCGAACGCCGGGTCAAATCGGAACAGGAAATCGAGTACCTGCAGAAGGCTCAGCGGATCACCGAACAGGGCATGCAATTTCTCTGCCAGCGAATCGCTCGCTGCGATGCTGACGCTGAGGGCATTTTGCAGTTCGAGGGCCAACCTCTGACCAGTGAACGGGCCCGTGCGATGGCCGCCGCGTTTTTTCTCGAACACGGATTCACCATGGGCCACGGCGCGATCGTGGCCACGGCGCCCGAAGTGGCCGACTGCCATCACTCGGGTACCGGACCGCTGCGTAGCGGTGTGCCGGTCATCGTTGATTTGTTTCCCCAAGACTCCGCTACGCGTTATTGGGGCGACTGTACGCGGACCGTGGTCCATGGCACGCCCAGCGACAAAGTGGTGGCGATGCATCAAGCTGTGGTGGAAGCCAAGGCCGCCGGCATCGCTCAACTACATCCCGGCAACACCGCCGAACAGGTTCATCAAGCGGTCATCGCCGTCCAACAGCAACACGGTTTTCGCTTGTCACGCGGGACGGTCAGCGACGATCCGACGATCCAGCACGGCACCGGTCACGGCATCGGCTTGGAGGTGCATGAACCGATACTGTTGGACGACGGTGGCGGGCCGATCTTGGAAGGCGAAGTGTTTACGGTCGAACCCGGGCTGTATGGCCGCGTCGAAGGCGCGGTCCGCCTGGAAGACATGGTGCTGGTGACCAAAGATGGACCGCGCAACCTGAATCAACTGCCCGAAGGTCTCGATTGGTCGTAA
- a CDS encoding shikimate dehydrogenase family protein: MFDSPIQPIACVMGHPIAGNPTQFAVERALAAADIDLRFLSLDVPPEQLPDAIGGVRAMGFWGVILAEPHRQAAAALCDQLSDEAQAAERVDVIERTDEGQLWGHYFGSLSIATAIERAIREPDARGKITISVLGNCPAMLAAVRPLMARGHYRWRVSEFQPYMSELSQELHEVDSVDQAIDETTAVVIRGTVDDEPCEVPETLLDRLSDPALVIDLAEMTSTSPLARYAAQRGLQSMTRLDLLVELTVRALGCWTEQTPEEAIIREAYEEYLEI; the protein is encoded by the coding sequence GTGTTTGACTCCCCTATCCAACCGATTGCCTGCGTGATGGGCCACCCGATTGCTGGGAACCCCACGCAGTTTGCCGTGGAACGGGCGTTGGCAGCCGCCGACATCGACCTGCGTTTCCTGTCGCTCGACGTGCCCCCGGAACAGTTGCCCGATGCCATTGGCGGCGTCCGGGCGATGGGATTTTGGGGCGTGATTCTGGCTGAACCGCATCGCCAAGCGGCCGCCGCGCTGTGTGACCAGTTGAGCGACGAAGCGCAGGCCGCCGAACGTGTGGACGTAATTGAACGCACCGACGAGGGACAGCTGTGGGGCCATTACTTTGGCAGCCTGTCGATTGCGACGGCCATCGAACGGGCGATTCGCGAACCCGACGCCCGCGGAAAAATCACCATCTCCGTGCTCGGCAATTGCCCCGCTATGTTGGCTGCCGTGCGGCCGCTGATGGCCCGCGGACACTACCGTTGGCGGGTCAGTGAGTTCCAGCCCTACATGTCCGAATTGAGCCAGGAACTGCACGAAGTCGATTCGGTGGATCAGGCCATCGACGAAACCACGGCCGTGGTGATCCGCGGCACGGTGGACGACGAACCCTGTGAGGTTCCCGAAACGTTGCTGGATCGCTTGAGCGACCCCGCATTGGTCATCGATCTAGCCGAGATGACCAGCACCTCACCGCTGGCACGCTACGCAGCCCAACGCGGCCTGCAGTCGATGACACGCCTAGACCTGCTGGTCGAACTAACCGTCCGCGCGCTGGGCTGCTGGACCGAGCAAACCCCTGAAGAAGCCATCATCCGAGAGGCGTATGAAGAGTATCTGGAGATCTAA
- a CDS encoding acyl-CoA desaturase: MAVDAPTQPESTPSEVHEAESTARSVAGAIRWDYFLPFVILHVLTLLIFVPWFFSWTGVIAFTAGVVVFGQMAIPIGYHRLLTHHSFRTPKWFERILVTLAMCSAQETPAHWVAWHRMHHTHSDKPHDPHSPRQGFMWAHVRWLVHESRTREELFAMYKKYARDILSDPYYRWIERVPATAGVLYLVHAVIYLLVTAAICWAVYDSTSEAVRMTASVFVWGVVARTVWVWHITWSVNSLSHVFGYRNYETSDDSRNNWLVTLLTAGEGWHNNHHADPASASVQHRWWEIDLNYYVIRLWGMMGLATHIIRPRIKRKGQSLP; the protein is encoded by the coding sequence ATGGCAGTTGATGCCCCCACGCAACCTGAATCGACACCGTCCGAGGTCCATGAAGCCGAATCCACCGCGCGCTCGGTGGCCGGGGCGATTCGCTGGGATTACTTCCTTCCTTTCGTCATTTTGCACGTTCTGACGCTGTTGATTTTCGTGCCCTGGTTTTTTTCCTGGACGGGCGTGATCGCATTTACAGCAGGCGTGGTGGTGTTCGGACAGATGGCGATTCCGATCGGGTATCACCGCCTGTTGACCCACCACAGCTTCCGCACTCCCAAATGGTTTGAACGGATTTTGGTGACGTTGGCCATGTGCTCCGCTCAGGAGACCCCGGCGCACTGGGTGGCTTGGCATCGCATGCACCATACGCATTCCGACAAGCCGCACGATCCCCACTCACCGCGGCAAGGTTTTATGTGGGCGCACGTTCGGTGGTTGGTTCACGAAAGCCGCACGCGGGAAGAGTTGTTTGCGATGTACAAAAAGTATGCTCGCGACATTTTGTCCGACCCTTATTATCGCTGGATCGAGCGTGTTCCGGCGACGGCCGGGGTGTTGTATCTGGTGCATGCGGTGATCTACCTGCTGGTCACCGCCGCCATTTGCTGGGCGGTGTACGACAGCACTTCGGAAGCGGTCCGCATGACGGCCAGCGTTTTTGTATGGGGCGTCGTGGCTCGCACGGTTTGGGTTTGGCACATCACCTGGTCGGTCAATTCGCTCAGCCATGTGTTCGGATACCGCAATTACGAAACCTCCGATGACAGCCGCAACAATTGGCTGGTGACGCTGCTGACCGCCGGCGAAGGCTGGCACAACAACCACCATGCCGACCCCGCTAGCGCTTCGGTGCAACACCGCTGGTGGGAAATCGATTTGAACTATTACGTGATCCGGCTGTGGGGCATGATGGGGTTGGCCACACATATCATTCGCCCGCGAATCAAA
- a CDS encoding agmatine deiminase family protein: MNDLEAQASPYRWPAEWEPQECIWLAWPHNPDTWPGRVQFMPLSFVRFIRCVTEILPVRLLVPPSLRDQAAQWLTNVPGVEFVPYGTNDCWIRDYGPTFVRRTDDDSLVGIDWRYNAWGGKYPPWDSDAAAAETICTLADVPRIESPLTLEGGALETDGGGRLLTTTSCLVTETRNPGWTKNAIARELHRCLGITEILWLDDGGLEGDDTDGHIDQVARFVDRNNVVVAVSSTAADPSAASLEDNYRQLRIWSQQTEPAVHVHRLPIPPPRLIDGQRVPESYCNFLRLGPQRILVPQFRNPASDRVALAILRNLLPSTEVVGVDAADLVWGLGAMHCASQQQPSKAVVAEVARLWTGGES, encoded by the coding sequence GTGAACGACCTGGAAGCACAAGCCTCCCCGTACCGTTGGCCGGCCGAATGGGAACCGCAAGAGTGCATCTGGCTGGCTTGGCCGCACAACCCCGACACCTGGCCGGGACGCGTGCAGTTTATGCCGCTGTCTTTCGTACGCTTCATCCGCTGCGTGACCGAAATCCTGCCCGTGCGGTTGCTCGTTCCGCCTTCGCTGCGTGACCAAGCCGCACAGTGGTTGACCAATGTGCCCGGCGTCGAGTTTGTACCGTATGGGACCAACGACTGCTGGATTCGCGACTACGGCCCGACCTTCGTGCGGCGAACCGACGACGACTCGTTGGTGGGCATCGATTGGCGGTACAACGCCTGGGGCGGTAAATACCCGCCCTGGGACAGCGACGCCGCCGCCGCGGAAACCATCTGCACCCTGGCCGACGTACCACGCATTGAAAGTCCTCTGACGCTCGAAGGCGGCGCATTGGAAACCGACGGCGGCGGGCGGCTGCTGACGACGACCTCCTGTCTGGTGACCGAAACTCGCAACCCCGGGTGGACTAAAAACGCGATCGCCCGCGAGCTGCATCGCTGCTTGGGGATCACCGAGATCCTGTGGCTCGACGATGGCGGTTTGGAAGGGGACGACACCGACGGCCATATCGACCAAGTCGCTCGCTTTGTCGACCGCAACAACGTGGTCGTGGCCGTCAGTTCCACCGCGGCCGATCCCAGCGCCGCATCACTGGAAGACAACTATCGCCAACTGCGGATCTGGTCGCAGCAGACCGAACCGGCAGTCCACGTACACCGCTTGCCAATTCCCCCGCCGCGTTTGATCGACGGTCAGCGGGTGCCGGAAAGCTACTGCAATTTCTTGCGACTCGGCCCCCAGCGGATCCTGGTGCCCCAGTTCCGCAACCCGGCCAGCGATCGCGTGGCGCTGGCGATCCTGCGTAACCTATTGCCCAGTACCGAAGTCGTCGGCGTCGATGCCGCAGACTTGGTCTGGGGACTAGGAGCCATGCACTGCGCCAGCCAACAGCAACCAAGCAAAGCCGTCGTAGCCGAAGTCGCCAGACTTTGGACGGGCGGCGAGTCTTGA
- a CDS encoding tRNA (cytidine(34)-2'-O)-methyltransferase, protein MHSFPDDHPSLQADDRRPPSATAHIVLYQPEIPQNTGNIGRSCVATGAKLWLVGQKGFEITNTRLKRAGMDYWQHLQCEEVESWQRLQQQLPTRRQWVFSRFARRAIWDAPLQTGDAFIFGCESAGLPGDILDLDSPYTLNLPTLPEVRSLNLATTVGIVLYQLLARCPDARPRTAKDSPQ, encoded by the coding sequence TTGCATAGTTTCCCAGACGACCACCCCTCGTTGCAAGCCGATGACCGCCGACCGCCCTCGGCGACGGCCCACATCGTGTTGTACCAACCGGAAATCCCGCAAAATACGGGCAACATCGGCCGCAGCTGTGTGGCCACGGGCGCCAAACTGTGGCTGGTCGGCCAGAAGGGATTCGAAATTACCAATACCCGCCTCAAACGCGCCGGCATGGACTACTGGCAACATCTGCAGTGTGAAGAAGTCGAATCCTGGCAGCGACTGCAGCAACAATTGCCCACCCGGCGGCAGTGGGTGTTCAGCCGGTTCGCCCGCCGCGCCATCTGGGACGCTCCGCTGCAAACAGGCGATGCATTTATATTCGGCTGCGAATCCGCGGGCCTGCCCGGCGACATTCTGGATCTGGACAGTCCCTACACATTGAATCTGCCCACGCTGCCCGAGGTTCGCAGCCTGAACCTGGCCACCACCGTGGGCATTGTGCTGTATCAGTTGTTGGCCCGCTGTCCCGATGCGCGTCCGCGAACGGCGAAGGACTCGCCGCAGTGA
- a CDS encoding ABC transporter permease encodes MYVFENPVLQRELLVNLRTARAFWLLALYQLLLAVVVLVAWPSEERLDLTGNPQSARKLVDLFFLGQYVIASLMAPSFAAGAISGEKERRTYEMLLASPLRPGAIVLGKMVAALTHIGMLILASLPIIVLCLPLGGISVYEVVAAYVGLIVSVVLFGAIGIAASSYFKRTSASLAVSYLVVLSLVLVGVLFWKSLESDAELRLKLALLVIPAYGLTAMLLLCGNAAARMLYPPDMGSEGKEVVDLDKEAEQAVGLVIQRDQFPDRLFAPPKKQQLMADGVNPVYDKEIHSEIFSQGTLMLRLVIQISMLLAIPLMAWLLFAQPYRCAWYVVYVLVFNILIGPVFLAGSMTGERERETLDLLLTTAITPWQILWGKLVVGFRVSAVLTSFLLWPLLLGGLMVSDFWSNWLALCLLFAIVVMTCVTNSVVAMFCSVFARKTSISLMSTYSILLVIYAAPVALTLLFQILDFQESTVAWAQWLGIASPFNAAFAMPLDAQLTTEKTLPANVGNLALVVGYFVASVVANVLLMLGIVWRLAARVRFGD; translated from the coding sequence ATGTACGTGTTTGAAAATCCTGTTCTGCAACGTGAACTGTTGGTCAACCTCCGCACCGCGCGGGCGTTTTGGTTGTTGGCGTTATATCAATTGTTGCTGGCGGTGGTCGTATTGGTGGCCTGGCCCAGCGAAGAACGGTTGGACCTGACCGGCAACCCGCAATCGGCTCGCAAGCTGGTCGACTTGTTCTTTCTGGGACAGTATGTAATCGCGTCCTTGATGGCGCCCAGCTTTGCCGCCGGCGCCATCAGCGGCGAAAAAGAACGACGCACCTACGAAATGTTGTTGGCCAGTCCGCTGCGGCCGGGCGCGATTGTGCTGGGCAAAATGGTCGCTGCCCTGACGCACATCGGAATGTTGATTCTGGCTTCGCTGCCGATCATCGTGCTGTGTCTGCCGCTGGGCGGGATCAGCGTCTACGAAGTCGTGGCGGCGTACGTGGGACTGATCGTGTCGGTGGTGTTGTTCGGAGCCATCGGGATTGCGGCCAGCAGCTATTTTAAACGCACCAGTGCTTCGCTGGCGGTCAGTTATCTGGTGGTCCTGTCGCTGGTGTTGGTGGGGGTGCTGTTTTGGAAGTCGCTGGAATCGGATGCCGAGTTGCGGTTGAAACTGGCTTTGTTGGTGATCCCCGCCTACGGTTTGACGGCGATGCTGTTGCTGTGTGGCAACGCCGCCGCGCGGATGCTGTATCCGCCCGACATGGGCAGTGAAGGCAAGGAGGTGGTAGACCTGGACAAAGAAGCCGAGCAGGCGGTGGGACTGGTGATTCAACGCGACCAGTTTCCCGATCGCTTGTTCGCCCCACCCAAGAAACAGCAATTGATGGCCGACGGGGTGAACCCGGTTTATGACAAAGAGATTCACAGCGAGATCTTCAGTCAGGGCACGCTGATGTTGCGACTGGTGATCCAGATCAGCATGCTGTTGGCGATCCCGCTGATGGCTTGGCTGTTGTTCGCCCAGCCTTATCGCTGCGCTTGGTATGTGGTGTATGTGTTGGTCTTTAACATCCTGATCGGGCCGGTGTTTTTGGCCGGCAGCATGACCGGCGAACGCGAGCGGGAGACGCTGGATCTGTTGCTGACCACGGCGATTACCCCTTGGCAAATTCTGTGGGGCAAGTTGGTCGTTGGGTTTCGCGTGTCTGCGGTGCTGACCAGCTTCTTGTTGTGGCCCTTGCTGCTGGGCGGATTGATGGTCAGCGATTTCTGGAGCAATTGGTTGGCGTTGTGCTTGCTCTTTGCAATCGTCGTTATGACCTGTGTGACCAACTCGGTCGTCGCCATGTTCTGCAGCGTGTTTGCTCGCAAGACATCGATCAGTCTGATGAGCACCTATTCGATTTTATTGGTGATCTACGCCGCTCCGGTGGCCCTGACGCTGTTGTTCCAAATCTTGGACTTCCAGGAATCCACGGTCGCCTGGGCGCAGTGGCTGGGGATCGCCAGTCCTTTTAACGCAGCGTTTGCGATGCCCCTGGATGCCCAATTGACCACCGAAAAGACGTTACCGGCGAATGTCGGCAATCTGGCTTTGGTGGTCGGCTATTTTGTGGCATCGGTGGTCGCCAACGTCCTGCTGATGCTGGGCATCGTGTGGCGACTAGCTGCCCGCGTGCGGTTTGGAGACTGA